In a genomic window of Sporosarcina trichiuri:
- a CDS encoding cysteine desulfurase, translating to MLNPDIRNDFPILDQEVNGFPLVYLDSAATSQKPRQVIEVLEHYYNYDNANVHRGVHTLGNRATEDYEGARETVRKFLNASSDKEIIFTRGTTTALNLVADSYGRANISEGDEIIITYMEHHSNIIPWQQLAKATGAVLKYINLEEDGTVSLEKVSDAMTDRTKIVSIMYVSNVLGTVNPIKEITEIAHAHDAIMVVDAAQAAPHIALDVQDLDCDFLAFSGHKLCGPTGIGALYGKKALLEAMEPTEFGGEMIDFVGLYDSTWKELPWKFEGGTPIIAGAIGMAAAIDYIQAIGLDAIEQHEHELVAYAMEQMKSVEGLEIYGPRDAGKRAGIITFNLEGVHPHDLATVLDMNGIAVRAGHHCCQPLMKWLDVSATARASFYLYNTKEDADRLVEGLRMAKEYFQ from the coding sequence GCTAAATCCTGACATTCGCAATGATTTTCCGATTCTCGACCAGGAAGTGAACGGCTTCCCCCTCGTCTATCTCGACAGCGCGGCGACGTCACAGAAACCGCGTCAGGTCATCGAGGTGCTGGAGCATTACTATAATTACGATAACGCCAACGTCCACCGGGGCGTCCATACGCTCGGCAACCGGGCAACCGAAGATTACGAAGGCGCCCGGGAAACCGTGCGGAAGTTCCTGAATGCTTCTTCCGATAAGGAGATCATCTTCACGCGCGGAACGACAACCGCTCTGAATTTGGTCGCGGACAGCTACGGCCGTGCCAACATCTCGGAGGGCGATGAAATCATCATCACCTATATGGAACACCATTCCAACATCATCCCGTGGCAGCAGCTTGCAAAAGCGACAGGAGCTGTCCTGAAATATATCAATCTGGAAGAAGACGGCACCGTCTCGCTCGAAAAAGTGAGCGATGCGATGACCGACCGGACAAAGATCGTTTCCATCATGTACGTTTCGAATGTGCTCGGCACCGTGAACCCGATCAAGGAAATCACCGAGATCGCCCATGCCCATGATGCTATCATGGTCGTCGATGCAGCCCAGGCGGCTCCGCACATCGCACTGGACGTCCAGGATCTCGATTGCGATTTCCTGGCGTTCTCCGGCCATAAATTATGCGGGCCGACCGGTATCGGCGCATTGTACGGCAAGAAAGCACTGCTTGAAGCGATGGAACCGACGGAATTCGGCGGCGAAATGATCGACTTCGTCGGTTTGTACGACTCCACGTGGAAAGAGCTCCCTTGGAAATTCGAAGGCGGCACGCCGATCATCGCCGGAGCGATCGGCATGGCGGCAGCCATCGATTACATCCAGGCGATCGGTCTGGACGCAATCGAACAGCACGAACACGAATTGGTCGCTTACGCAATGGAACAGATGAAATCAGTGGAAGGTCTCGAAATCTACGGACCGCGTGATGCGGGCAAGCGTGCGGGCATCATCACGTTCAACTTGGAAGGCGTCCATCCGCATGACCTGGCGACCGTCCTTGACATGAACGGGATTGCCGTCCGTGCCGGGCACCATTGCTGCCAGCCGCTCATGAAATGGCTCGATGTCTCAGCCACCGCCCGTGCCAGCTTCTATCTGTACAACACGAAAGAAGATGCGGACCGTCTGGTAGAAGGCCTCCGCATGGCAAAGGAGTATTTCCAGTAA
- the sufU gene encoding Fe-S cluster assembly sulfur transfer protein SufU has translation MKNEKLDQLYRSVIMDHYKTPRNKGVLDEGNVTIDMNNPTCGDVIHLTLQVEDDIVKDAKFEGEGCSISMASASMMTQLVKGKNTEDALHAAHAFSDMMLGKDVDDTVDFGDIEALTGVAKFPARIKCATLPWKAMEKGIAHDSE, from the coding sequence ATGAAAAACGAAAAACTCGACCAGCTGTACCGATCGGTCATCATGGATCACTACAAAACACCAAGGAACAAAGGTGTGCTCGACGAAGGCAACGTCACTATCGACATGAACAACCCGACGTGCGGCGATGTCATCCATCTGACTCTGCAAGTGGAAGACGATATCGTGAAAGATGCCAAATTCGAAGGGGAAGGCTGCTCGATTTCGATGGCCTCCGCTTCGATGATGACACAGCTCGTCAAAGGGAAGAATACCGAAGATGCCCTTCACGCAGCGCATGCATTCTCCGATATGATGCTCGGCAAGGACGTGGACGACACCGTCGACTTCGGAGATATCGAGGCATTGACGGGTGTGGCCAAATTCCCGGCCCGCATCAAGTGCGCAACCTTGCCATGGAAAGCAATGGAGAAAGGGATCGCACACGATTCCGAATGA
- the sufB gene encoding Fe-S cluster assembly protein SufB produces MAKQMPEIGDYKYGFHDKDVSVFRSERGLTKEIVEEISRMKEEPEWMLNYRLKSLELFYSKPMPQWGGDLNSLNFDEITYYVKPSEATERSWDEVPEEIKQTFDKLGIPEAEQKYLAGVSAQYESEVVYHNMKEELEDMGIVFKDTDSALRENEELFKQYWGTVIPNSDNKFAALNSAVWSGGSFIYVPPGVKVDTPLQAYFRINSENMGQFERTLIIVDEGASVHYVEGCTAPVYTTNSLHSAVVEIIIKKDAYCRYTTIQNWANNVYNLVTKRAVCEANATMEWIDGNIGSKLTMKYPAVLLKGEGARGMTLSIAIAGKGQHQDAGAKMMHLAPNTSSTIVSKSISQHGGKVSYRGIVHFGRKADGARSNIECDTLIMDDKSTSDTIPYNEILNDNISLEHEAKVSKVSEEQLFYLMSRGISEQEATEMIVMGFIEPFTKELPMEYAVEMNRLIKFEMEGSIG; encoded by the coding sequence ATGGCTAAACAAATGCCGGAAATCGGCGATTACAAATACGGGTTCCACGACAAGGACGTATCTGTATTCCGTTCCGAGCGCGGTCTGACGAAAGAAATCGTCGAAGAGATCTCGCGCATGAAAGAAGAACCGGAATGGATGCTCAACTACCGCCTGAAATCCCTAGAGCTGTTTTACAGCAAGCCGATGCCGCAATGGGGCGGCGATCTGAACTCGCTCAACTTCGACGAGATCACATACTACGTCAAACCGTCTGAAGCGACTGAGCGTTCTTGGGACGAAGTGCCGGAAGAGATCAAGCAGACGTTCGACAAGCTTGGGATTCCGGAAGCGGAACAGAAATACCTGGCAGGCGTGTCGGCTCAGTATGAGTCGGAAGTCGTCTACCACAACATGAAAGAAGAGCTCGAAGACATGGGGATCGTCTTCAAGGACACGGACTCCGCGCTCCGCGAGAACGAAGAACTCTTCAAGCAGTACTGGGGCACCGTCATCCCGAATTCGGACAACAAGTTCGCCGCACTGAACTCGGCTGTCTGGTCGGGTGGATCGTTCATCTATGTGCCGCCGGGCGTGAAAGTCGATACACCGCTGCAAGCCTATTTCCGGATCAACTCGGAAAACATGGGACAGTTCGAGCGTACGCTCATCATCGTCGACGAAGGCGCAAGCGTCCACTATGTGGAAGGCTGTACAGCACCTGTCTACACGACAAACTCCCTGCACAGTGCAGTCGTCGAAATCATCATCAAGAAAGACGCGTACTGCCGTTATACGACGATCCAGAACTGGGCGAACAACGTCTACAATCTCGTGACGAAGCGTGCGGTCTGTGAAGCGAACGCGACGATGGAATGGATCGACGGCAACATCGGTTCCAAACTGACGATGAAATACCCGGCAGTCCTGCTGAAAGGTGAAGGCGCCCGCGGTATGACATTATCAATCGCCATCGCCGGAAAAGGCCAGCATCAGGATGCCGGCGCGAAGATGATGCACCTAGCACCGAACACTTCGTCCACAATCGTGTCGAAGTCGATTTCACAGCACGGCGGAAAAGTGAGCTACCGCGGTATCGTCCACTTCGGACGGAAAGCGGACGGCGCCCGTTCCAACATCGAATGCGATACGCTCATCATGGATGACAAGTCGACATCCGATACGATTCCGTACAACGAAATCCTGAACGACAACATCTCGCTCGAGCACGAAGCGAAAGTGTCCAAAGTATCGGAAGAGCAGCTCTTCTACCTGATGAGCCGTGGCATCTCCGAACAGGAAGCGACCGAAATGATCGTCATGGGCTTCATCGAGCCATTCACGAAAGAACTGCCGATGGAATACGCGGTGGAAATGAACCGCTTGATCAAGTTCGAAATGGAAGGATCGATCGGCTGA
- a CDS encoding N-acetylmuramoyl-L-alanine amidase family protein → MVRIVLDAGHGLGTPGKQSPAGEKEWLFNNRVLLAAQTALLQYENVEVVRVDDPSGMADIPLRQRTDRANAQQADLYISFHHNANTGSWGDWGGVETYTMDARNANPESVRLARLIQPEIVKAMGLRDRGVKKKNLHVLRETRMPAVLMEGGFMDSRTDIAALRNSQKLQAQGRAAASAIAAYFGLVLTPQNQKPLGSSAYRLVTGTFSSRDSAEKAAELIKAAHGWTVYVKEE, encoded by the coding sequence TTGGTTCGTATTGTATTGGATGCAGGACATGGGCTGGGCACCCCAGGGAAACAGTCGCCCGCCGGGGAGAAGGAATGGCTGTTCAACAACAGGGTTCTGCTGGCTGCACAGACGGCATTATTGCAATATGAAAACGTAGAAGTCGTACGGGTGGATGATCCATCAGGAATGGCGGACATACCGCTCAGACAGCGGACAGATCGAGCGAATGCACAGCAGGCCGATCTGTATATCTCGTTCCATCATAATGCGAATACAGGCTCCTGGGGCGATTGGGGCGGCGTGGAAACGTACACGATGGATGCACGGAATGCGAATCCAGAGTCTGTCCGGCTCGCCCGGTTAATCCAGCCGGAGATCGTGAAAGCGATGGGGCTGCGCGATCGGGGAGTGAAGAAGAAGAATCTCCATGTCCTGCGGGAGACCCGTATGCCCGCCGTGCTTATGGAAGGTGGGTTCATGGATTCCCGGACGGATATTGCTGCACTCCGCAATTCGCAGAAACTGCAGGCACAAGGAAGGGCAGCAGCTTCCGCGATAGCTGCGTACTTCGGATTGGTTTTGACACCGCAAAATCAAAAGCCGCTGGGCAGCAGCGCATACCGGCTCGTGACGGGCACATTCAGCAGCCGGGACAGTGCAGAGAAAGCGGCAGAGCTGATCAAGGCCGCCCATGGCTGGACCGTCTATGTAAAAGAAGAGTAA